From Rhododendron vialii isolate Sample 1 chromosome 10a, ASM3025357v1, the proteins below share one genomic window:
- the LOC131302523 gene encoding DNA-directed RNA polymerase II subunit RPB1-like isoform X1, whose product MDDRFPYSPAEVEKVSAVQFGILSPDEIRQMSVAEIHHGETMEKGRPKVGGLSDPRLGTIDRRMKCETCTGSMAECPGHFGHLELAIPMFHIGFMKTVLSIMRCVCFNCSKLLAEEEDHNFKQALRIRNPKHRLKKILDACKNKAKCEGGDEIEVQNLDSEEPISKSPGGCGAQQPKITIQGMNMIAEYKARTKKNFEREQLAEPVERKQILSAKTVLEVLSRISDEDSELLGLNPLYVRPDWMILQVLPIPPPPVRPSVVMDGSSRSEDDLTHQLAMIIRHNENLRRQVKNGAPDHIIAEFAQLLQFHIAAYFDNELPGQPRQATQQSGRPIKSICSRLKSKEGRIRGNLMGKRVDFSARTVITPDPNINIDELGVPWSIALNLTYPETVTPYNIKRLKELVGYGPYPPPGKTGAKYIIRDDGQRLDLRFLKKNSDHHLELGYKVERHLNDGDYVLFNRQPSLHKMSIMGHKIKIMPHSTFRLNLSVTTPYNADFDGDEMNMHVPQSLETRAEALELMMVPKCIVSPQSNRPVIGIVQDTLLGCRKITKRDTFIEKDVFMNILMWWEDFDWKIPAPAILKPRPLWTGKQLFSLIIPKQINLLRYSAWHEETEKEHITPGDTRVLIEKGELLSGTLCKKTLGPSGGSLIHVIWEEVGPDAARKFLGHTQWLVNYWLLQEGFSIGIGDTIADSATMKTISGTISQAKTQVRELIRLALEKKLEAEPGRTMMESFENKVNEALNAARDAAGSSAQKSLSENNNLKAMVTAGSKGSFINISQMIACVGQQNVEGKRIPFGFRDRTLPHFTVDDYGPESRGFVENSYLRGLTAQEFFFHAMGGREGIIDTAVKTSETGYIQRRLVKAMEDIMVKYDGTVRNSLGDVIQFLYGEDGMDAVWVEKQQLDTLRMKKSDFDATFRYEFDDENWKPNYIASEYNEDLKTIPEIYNVFDAEVQKLEDDRYQLATEIATTGDSSWALPVNIKRLIWNAQKTFKINPLECSDMHPMEIVEAVDKLQERLKVVPGDDLISIEAQRNATLFLNILLRSTLASKRVLKEYRLTREAFEWVIGEIEARFLQSIVAPGEMIGCVAAQSIGQPATQMTLNTFHYAGVSAKNVTLGVPRLREIINVAKNIKTPSLSVYLKPEVNKSREKAKNIQCALEYTNLRSVTQATEVWYDPDPKSTVIEEDVDFVKSYYEMPDEEIDPEKISPWMLRIELNREMMVDKKLSLADIAEKINLEFGDDLTCIFNDDNAEKLILRIRIMNDEAPKEDLHDKSAEDDVFLKKIESNMLTEMALRGIPNINKVFMKEVTESKFDDKEGFEAKKEWMLDTEGVNLLAVMGHADVDATRTRSNHLTETIEVLGIEAVRRSLLDELRVVISFDGAYVNYRHLAILCDTMTYRGYLMAITRHGINRNDTGPLMRCSFEETVDILLDAAVHAETDCLKGVTENIMLGQLAPIGTGGFALYLNDEMLKQVVELQLPSHMESGMDFGMTPSLLPFIGTPNIDGLRSPSYLLSPERDAQFSPYVGGMAFSPISSLGYSPLPPPYSPTSPVYIPTSPVYSATSRYESASSAIYSPASPTYKPSSLGYSPAYSSDSTSYSPTSPIYTPTSLSYYSPTSPWYSPSSPNYSSTSPNYSPASPSYNPTPPGYIPTSLAYSPTSPAYNPSSPYTLTFSPSYSPTSPSYIPTSPSYSPTSPAYTPTSPGYSPTSPSYSPTSPSCNPSAAYSPSPEYSPTSPKLSVYSPSSPNYSPTSPSYSLTSPSYSPTSPSYSPSSPTSSSSLHSSESADASPDYSPSSLQYSPIVGYSPSAPGYSPASTSQYTLDMCDQEKKNNKEDGRTDM is encoded by the exons ATGGACGACCGGTTCCCGTACTCTCCGGCGGAGGTCGAGAAAGTCTCCGCCGTCCAGTTCGGCATCCTCAGCCCCGACGAAATC AGGCAAATGTCGGTGGCGGAAATACATCACGGCGAGACCATGGAGAAGGGCAGGCCGAAGGTAGGCGGCCTGAGCGATCCTCGGCTCGGCACTATTGATAGGAGGATGAAGTGCGAGACTTGCACGGGGAGCATGGCTGAATGCCCTGGGCATTTTGGCCACCTTGAGCTCGCTATACCAATGTTCCATATTGGGTTTATGAAGACTGTGCTGAGTATCATGCGCTGTGTTTGCTTCAATTGTTCCAAATTACTAGCCGAAGAG GAGGACCACAACTTCAAGCAAGCATTGAGAATAAGAAACCCAAAACATAGGCTTAAGAAAATTTTGGATGCTTGCAAGAACAAAGCAAAATGTGAAGGTGGTGATGAAATTGAGGTCCAAAATCTAGATTCCGAAGAGCCAATTAGTAAGAGTCCTGGTGGTTGTGGTGCTCAGCAACCCAAGATCACCATTCAAGGCATGAATATGATTGCAGAATACAAAGCTCGGACAAAGAAAAACTTTGAACGAGAACAGCTTGCTGAACCAGTAGAACGGAAACAAATACTTTCTGCAAAAACT GTTTTAGAAGTTCTGAGCAGAATAAGCGATGAAGACTCTGAATTGTTAGGCTTGAACCCCTTATACGTTCGTCCAGATTGGATGATTCTTCAAGTTCTTCCAATACCTCCACCTCCTGTGAGGCCATCAGTCGTGATGGATGGCTCATCCAGGAGTGAG GATGATTTAACTCATCAACTAGCTATGATTATCAGACACAATGAGAATCTAAGGCGACAGGTTAAGAACGGAGCTCCTGACCACATCATCGCAGAGTTTGCTCAACTGTTACAGTTTCACATAGCTGCATATTTCGATAATGAATTGCCAGGGCAGCCAAGG CAGGCTACACAGCAATCGGGTAGGCCTATCAAATCGATATGCAGTAGACTTAAGTCTAAGGAAGGGCGGATCAGAGGTAACTTGATGGGGAAACGGGTTGATTTTTCTGCCCGGACGGTGATCACACCAGATCCAAATATTAACATTGATGAACTGGGAGTGCCATGGAGTATTGCCTTGAATCTCACATATCCAGAAACTGTGACCCCTTATAACATCAAAAG GTTGAAGGAGCTTGTTGGATATGGACCTTATCCTCCACCAGGCAAAACTGGTGCGAAATATATTATCAGGGATGATGGACAAAGGCTTGATCTTCGTTTCCTGAAGAAAAATAGCGATCACCATCTTGAACTTGGGTACAAG GTTGAGCGACACTTAAATGATGGAGATTATGTACTGTTCAACCGACAGCCTAGCCTTCATAAAATGTCTATCATGGGCCATAAGATCAAGATTATGCCACACTCAACTTTCCGTCTGAATTTATCTGTTACTACACCATACAATGCTGACTTTGACGGGGATGAAATGAACATGCATGTACCCCAGTCACTTGAGACTAGAGCTGAAGCGTTGGAGCTTATGATGGTGCCTAAATGCATTGTGTCACCGCAGTCCAATCGCCCTGTAATTGGAATTGTCCAGGATACTCTATTAGGATGCCGCAAGATCACTAAAAGGGATACCTTCATAGAGAAG GATGTTTTTATGAATATTTTGATGTGGTGGGAGGACTTTGACTGGAAAATACCTGCTCCGGCAATTTTGAAACCCAGGCCGCTTTGGACAGGAAAACAACTTTTTAGCCTTATCATACCAAAACAGATAAATCTTCTAAGATATTCGGCCTGGCATGAGGAAACTGAAAAAGAACATATAACTCCTGGAGATACTCGAGTTCTAATAGAGAAAGGAGAACTACTTTCTGGCACCCTATGCAAGAAGACACTTGGGCCGTCTGGTGGTAGTCTTATTCACGTAATTTG GGAAGAGGTTGGTCCAGATGCAGCTCGCAAATTTTTGGGACATACACAGTGGCTTGTTAATTACTGGCTTTTACAGGAAGGTTTTAGCATCGGGATTGGAGATACAATTGCTGATTCTGCCACCATGAAAACAATCAGTGGGACTATATCTCAAGCAAAAACTCAAGTGAGAGAACTTATCAGACTTGCCCTAGAAAAGAAGTTGGAGGCAGAACCTGGACGGACCATGATGGAATCGTTTGAAAACAAAGTCAACGAG GCATTGAATGCGGCTCGTGATGCTGCTGGGAGTAGTGCCCAGAAGAGCTTATCAGAGAACAACAATCTTAAGGCAATGGTTACCGCAGGATCTAAAGGAAGTTTCATCAATATATCACAGATGATTGCTTGTGTGGGGCAGCAGAATGTTGAAGGTAAGCGAATCCCTTTTGGGTTCAGAGATCGGACTCTGCCGCATTTTACCGTAGATGATTACGGTCCAGAAAGCCGTGGGTTTGTGGAGAATTCATATCTACGAGGGTTGACTGCACAAGAGTTCTTCTTTCATGCTATGGGTGGCAGAGAAGGTATTATAGACACTGCTGTGAAAACTTCTGAAACTGGGTACATTCAAAGGCGATTGGTGAAGGCTATGGAGGATATTATGGTCAAATATGATGGAACAGTGAGGAACTCTTTGGGGGATGTGATTCAGTTTCTCTACGGGGAAGATGGTATGGATGCAGTGTGGGTAGAGAAACAGCAGCTGGATACTCTGAGAATGAAGAAATCAGATTTTGATGCTACTTTTCGATATGAGTTTGATGATGAAAACTGGAAGCCAAATTACATTGCATCTGAATACAACGAAGATTTGAAAACGATACCAGAGATTTATAATGTGTTTGATGCTGAAGTTCAGAAACTTGAAGACGATAGATACCAACTTGCGACGGAGATTGCAACCACGGGTGATAGCTCTTGGGCACTTCCAGTTAATATCAAGAGATTGATATGGAACGCACAGAAGACCTTTAAAATTAACCCACTGGAGTGTTCTGATATGCATCCGATGGAGATTGTGGAAGCTGTTGACAAGCTTCAGGAGAGACTTAAGGTTGTTCCTGGTGATGATTTGATTAGTATTGAAGCCCAGAGGAATGCAACTCTCTTTCTCAACATCTTGCTTCGTAGCACATTGGCCAGTAAAAGGGTGTTGAAGGAATACAGGCTTACTCGGGAAGCATTTGAGTGGGTTATTGGTGAAATAGAGGCTCGCTTCTTACAGTCAATAGTAGCACCTGGAGAAATGATAGGTTGTGTTGCGGCACAGTCCATCGGTCAGCCGGCTACTCAGATGACTCTTAATACATTCCACTATGCTGGTGTTAGTGCCAAGAATGTTACTCTTGGTGTTCCAAGGTTGAGAGAGATCATTAATGTAGCTAAGAATATCAAAACGCCATCTCTCTCTGTGTACCTGAAGCCTGAAGTGAATAAATCGAGGGAAAAGGCAAAGAATATCCAATGTGCACTGGAATACACTAATCTGCGGAGTGTCACACAAGCTACAGAAGTATGGTATGATCCGGACCCCAAGAGCACTGTCATTGAAGAGGATGTTGACTTTGTTAAGTCCTACTATGAAATGCCTGATGAAGAGATTGATCCGGAGAAGATTTCACCATGGATGCTTCGCATAGAGTTGAATCGTGAGATGATGGTGGACAAGAAGCTGAGTTTGGCTGATATCGCGGAGAAGATCAATCTTGAGTTTGGTGACGATCTGACATGCATATTCAATGATGACAATGCTGAAAAGCTAATCCTTCGTATTCGTATCATGAATGATGAAGCTCCAAAAGAAGATTTGCATGACAAATCTGCTGAGGATGATGTTTTCCTGAAAAAGATAGAGAGTAATATGTTGACGGAAATGGCTCTTCGAGGTATACCAAATATCAATAAAGTTTTCATGAAGGAAGTTACAGAGAGCAAGTTTGATGATAAAGAAGGGTTCGAGGCAAAAAAGGAGTGGATGCTGGATACAGAAGGTGTCAATCTTTTAGCAGTTATGGGTCACGCAGATGTTGATGCAACAAGGACAAGAAGCAATCACTTGACCGAAACTATAGAAGTTCTTGGAATCGAGGCAGTTCGTCGATCCTTGCTAGACGAGTTGAGGGTTGTTATATCTTTCGATGGGGCCTACGTGAATTACAGACATCTGGCGATCTTGTGTGACACCATGACCTATCGTGGTTATTTGATGGCTATAACTCGTCATGGGATTAATCGGAACGATACTGGCCCCCTGATGAGGTGTTCATTTGAAGAAACTGTGGACATCCTTCTTGATGCTGCAGTACATGCTGAAACTGACTGCTTAAAGGGTGTTACTGAAAATATTATGCTGGGTCAACTTGCACCCATTGGAACTGGAGGCTTTGCTTTGTACCTTAATGATGAGATGTTAAAACAAGTTGTTGAGCTCCAGCTACCCAGTCATATGGAATCTGGAATGGACTTTGGGATGACTCCTTCCCTTTTGCCGTTTATTGGAACCCCTAATATCGACGGACTGAGGTCTCCAAGTTATTTACTAAGTCCAGAGAGGGATGCCCAGTTTTCTCCATATGTTGGTGGAATGGCCTTTTCTCCCATATCATCTCTCGGCTACAGCCCGTTACCTCCTCCATATAGTCCTACATCTCCTGTGTATATTCCTACATCTCCTGTGTATAGCGCCACTTCTAGATACGAAAGCGCCTCTTCCGCAATTTACAGTCCTGCTTCCCCAACTTACAAACCTAGTTCTCTTGGGTACAGTCCTGCATATTCTTCGGATAGTACATCTTATTCTCCCACCTCTCCCATCTATACCCCTACCTCTCTTAGTTATTATAGCCCAACTTCTCCTTGGTACAGTCCTTCATCTCCTAACTACAGTTCAACGTCACCAAACTATAGCCCAGCCTCACCATCATATAACCCAACCCCTCCAGGATACATTCCAACATCACTTGCATACAGCCCTACTTCGCCCGCCTATAACCCTAGCTCTCCTTATACCCTAACTTTTTCACCTTCGTACAGCCCAACCTCTCCTTCCTACATTCCAACTTCTCCATCATACAGTCCGACGTCACCTGCATATACCCCCACCTCTCCTGGTTATAGCCCAACTTCCCCGAGCTACAGTCCTACGTCTCCAAGTTGCAATCCCTCGGCAGCATATAGCCCTTCTCCTGAATACTCACCAACCAGTCCAAAGCTGTCTGTTTACAGCCCTTCATCTCCAAACTACAG CCCAACATCACCATCATATTCACTAACATCACCATCATATTCACCGACTTCCCCATCATATTCTCCCTCAAGCCCAACAAGTTCCAGCAG CCTTCATAGCTCGGAATCTGCGGATGCAAGTCCTGACTATAGTCCTAGTTCTCTGCAGTACAG TCCAATTGTGGGGTACTCACCAAGTGCACCCGGGTACTCGCCGGCATCTACCAGCCAATATACTCTAGATATGTGTGACCAggaaaagaagaacaacaagGAAGATGGGCGCACTGACATGTAA
- the LOC131302523 gene encoding DNA-directed RNA polymerase II subunit RPB1-like isoform X2, whose product MDDRFPYSPAEVEKVSAVQFGILSPDEIRQMSVAEIHHGETMEKGRPKVGGLSDPRLGTIDRRMKCETCTGSMAECPGHFGHLELAIPMFHIGFMKTVLSIMRCVCFNCSKLLAEEEDHNFKQALRIRNPKHRLKKILDACKNKAKCEGGDEIEVQNLDSEEPISKSPGGCGAQQPKITIQGMNMIAEYKARTKKNFEREQLAEPVERKQILSAKTVLEVLSRISDEDSELLGLNPLYVRPDWMILQVLPIPPPPVRPSVVMDGSSRSEDDLTHQLAMIIRHNENLRRQVKNGAPDHIIAEFAQLLQFHIAAYFDNELPGQPRATQQSGRPIKSICSRLKSKEGRIRGNLMGKRVDFSARTVITPDPNINIDELGVPWSIALNLTYPETVTPYNIKRLKELVGYGPYPPPGKTGAKYIIRDDGQRLDLRFLKKNSDHHLELGYKVERHLNDGDYVLFNRQPSLHKMSIMGHKIKIMPHSTFRLNLSVTTPYNADFDGDEMNMHVPQSLETRAEALELMMVPKCIVSPQSNRPVIGIVQDTLLGCRKITKRDTFIEKDVFMNILMWWEDFDWKIPAPAILKPRPLWTGKQLFSLIIPKQINLLRYSAWHEETEKEHITPGDTRVLIEKGELLSGTLCKKTLGPSGGSLIHVIWEEVGPDAARKFLGHTQWLVNYWLLQEGFSIGIGDTIADSATMKTISGTISQAKTQVRELIRLALEKKLEAEPGRTMMESFENKVNEALNAARDAAGSSAQKSLSENNNLKAMVTAGSKGSFINISQMIACVGQQNVEGKRIPFGFRDRTLPHFTVDDYGPESRGFVENSYLRGLTAQEFFFHAMGGREGIIDTAVKTSETGYIQRRLVKAMEDIMVKYDGTVRNSLGDVIQFLYGEDGMDAVWVEKQQLDTLRMKKSDFDATFRYEFDDENWKPNYIASEYNEDLKTIPEIYNVFDAEVQKLEDDRYQLATEIATTGDSSWALPVNIKRLIWNAQKTFKINPLECSDMHPMEIVEAVDKLQERLKVVPGDDLISIEAQRNATLFLNILLRSTLASKRVLKEYRLTREAFEWVIGEIEARFLQSIVAPGEMIGCVAAQSIGQPATQMTLNTFHYAGVSAKNVTLGVPRLREIINVAKNIKTPSLSVYLKPEVNKSREKAKNIQCALEYTNLRSVTQATEVWYDPDPKSTVIEEDVDFVKSYYEMPDEEIDPEKISPWMLRIELNREMMVDKKLSLADIAEKINLEFGDDLTCIFNDDNAEKLILRIRIMNDEAPKEDLHDKSAEDDVFLKKIESNMLTEMALRGIPNINKVFMKEVTESKFDDKEGFEAKKEWMLDTEGVNLLAVMGHADVDATRTRSNHLTETIEVLGIEAVRRSLLDELRVVISFDGAYVNYRHLAILCDTMTYRGYLMAITRHGINRNDTGPLMRCSFEETVDILLDAAVHAETDCLKGVTENIMLGQLAPIGTGGFALYLNDEMLKQVVELQLPSHMESGMDFGMTPSLLPFIGTPNIDGLRSPSYLLSPERDAQFSPYVGGMAFSPISSLGYSPLPPPYSPTSPVYIPTSPVYSATSRYESASSAIYSPASPTYKPSSLGYSPAYSSDSTSYSPTSPIYTPTSLSYYSPTSPWYSPSSPNYSSTSPNYSPASPSYNPTPPGYIPTSLAYSPTSPAYNPSSPYTLTFSPSYSPTSPSYIPTSPSYSPTSPAYTPTSPGYSPTSPSYSPTSPSCNPSAAYSPSPEYSPTSPKLSVYSPSSPNYSPTSPSYSLTSPSYSPTSPSYSPSSPTSSSSLHSSESADASPDYSPSSLQYSPIVGYSPSAPGYSPASTSQYTLDMCDQEKKNNKEDGRTDM is encoded by the exons ATGGACGACCGGTTCCCGTACTCTCCGGCGGAGGTCGAGAAAGTCTCCGCCGTCCAGTTCGGCATCCTCAGCCCCGACGAAATC AGGCAAATGTCGGTGGCGGAAATACATCACGGCGAGACCATGGAGAAGGGCAGGCCGAAGGTAGGCGGCCTGAGCGATCCTCGGCTCGGCACTATTGATAGGAGGATGAAGTGCGAGACTTGCACGGGGAGCATGGCTGAATGCCCTGGGCATTTTGGCCACCTTGAGCTCGCTATACCAATGTTCCATATTGGGTTTATGAAGACTGTGCTGAGTATCATGCGCTGTGTTTGCTTCAATTGTTCCAAATTACTAGCCGAAGAG GAGGACCACAACTTCAAGCAAGCATTGAGAATAAGAAACCCAAAACATAGGCTTAAGAAAATTTTGGATGCTTGCAAGAACAAAGCAAAATGTGAAGGTGGTGATGAAATTGAGGTCCAAAATCTAGATTCCGAAGAGCCAATTAGTAAGAGTCCTGGTGGTTGTGGTGCTCAGCAACCCAAGATCACCATTCAAGGCATGAATATGATTGCAGAATACAAAGCTCGGACAAAGAAAAACTTTGAACGAGAACAGCTTGCTGAACCAGTAGAACGGAAACAAATACTTTCTGCAAAAACT GTTTTAGAAGTTCTGAGCAGAATAAGCGATGAAGACTCTGAATTGTTAGGCTTGAACCCCTTATACGTTCGTCCAGATTGGATGATTCTTCAAGTTCTTCCAATACCTCCACCTCCTGTGAGGCCATCAGTCGTGATGGATGGCTCATCCAGGAGTGAG GATGATTTAACTCATCAACTAGCTATGATTATCAGACACAATGAGAATCTAAGGCGACAGGTTAAGAACGGAGCTCCTGACCACATCATCGCAGAGTTTGCTCAACTGTTACAGTTTCACATAGCTGCATATTTCGATAATGAATTGCCAGGGCAGCCAAGG GCTACACAGCAATCGGGTAGGCCTATCAAATCGATATGCAGTAGACTTAAGTCTAAGGAAGGGCGGATCAGAGGTAACTTGATGGGGAAACGGGTTGATTTTTCTGCCCGGACGGTGATCACACCAGATCCAAATATTAACATTGATGAACTGGGAGTGCCATGGAGTATTGCCTTGAATCTCACATATCCAGAAACTGTGACCCCTTATAACATCAAAAG GTTGAAGGAGCTTGTTGGATATGGACCTTATCCTCCACCAGGCAAAACTGGTGCGAAATATATTATCAGGGATGATGGACAAAGGCTTGATCTTCGTTTCCTGAAGAAAAATAGCGATCACCATCTTGAACTTGGGTACAAG GTTGAGCGACACTTAAATGATGGAGATTATGTACTGTTCAACCGACAGCCTAGCCTTCATAAAATGTCTATCATGGGCCATAAGATCAAGATTATGCCACACTCAACTTTCCGTCTGAATTTATCTGTTACTACACCATACAATGCTGACTTTGACGGGGATGAAATGAACATGCATGTACCCCAGTCACTTGAGACTAGAGCTGAAGCGTTGGAGCTTATGATGGTGCCTAAATGCATTGTGTCACCGCAGTCCAATCGCCCTGTAATTGGAATTGTCCAGGATACTCTATTAGGATGCCGCAAGATCACTAAAAGGGATACCTTCATAGAGAAG GATGTTTTTATGAATATTTTGATGTGGTGGGAGGACTTTGACTGGAAAATACCTGCTCCGGCAATTTTGAAACCCAGGCCGCTTTGGACAGGAAAACAACTTTTTAGCCTTATCATACCAAAACAGATAAATCTTCTAAGATATTCGGCCTGGCATGAGGAAACTGAAAAAGAACATATAACTCCTGGAGATACTCGAGTTCTAATAGAGAAAGGAGAACTACTTTCTGGCACCCTATGCAAGAAGACACTTGGGCCGTCTGGTGGTAGTCTTATTCACGTAATTTG GGAAGAGGTTGGTCCAGATGCAGCTCGCAAATTTTTGGGACATACACAGTGGCTTGTTAATTACTGGCTTTTACAGGAAGGTTTTAGCATCGGGATTGGAGATACAATTGCTGATTCTGCCACCATGAAAACAATCAGTGGGACTATATCTCAAGCAAAAACTCAAGTGAGAGAACTTATCAGACTTGCCCTAGAAAAGAAGTTGGAGGCAGAACCTGGACGGACCATGATGGAATCGTTTGAAAACAAAGTCAACGAG GCATTGAATGCGGCTCGTGATGCTGCTGGGAGTAGTGCCCAGAAGAGCTTATCAGAGAACAACAATCTTAAGGCAATGGTTACCGCAGGATCTAAAGGAAGTTTCATCAATATATCACAGATGATTGCTTGTGTGGGGCAGCAGAATGTTGAAGGTAAGCGAATCCCTTTTGGGTTCAGAGATCGGACTCTGCCGCATTTTACCGTAGATGATTACGGTCCAGAAAGCCGTGGGTTTGTGGAGAATTCATATCTACGAGGGTTGACTGCACAAGAGTTCTTCTTTCATGCTATGGGTGGCAGAGAAGGTATTATAGACACTGCTGTGAAAACTTCTGAAACTGGGTACATTCAAAGGCGATTGGTGAAGGCTATGGAGGATATTATGGTCAAATATGATGGAACAGTGAGGAACTCTTTGGGGGATGTGATTCAGTTTCTCTACGGGGAAGATGGTATGGATGCAGTGTGGGTAGAGAAACAGCAGCTGGATACTCTGAGAATGAAGAAATCAGATTTTGATGCTACTTTTCGATATGAGTTTGATGATGAAAACTGGAAGCCAAATTACATTGCATCTGAATACAACGAAGATTTGAAAACGATACCAGAGATTTATAATGTGTTTGATGCTGAAGTTCAGAAACTTGAAGACGATAGATACCAACTTGCGACGGAGATTGCAACCACGGGTGATAGCTCTTGGGCACTTCCAGTTAATATCAAGAGATTGATATGGAACGCACAGAAGACCTTTAAAATTAACCCACTGGAGTGTTCTGATATGCATCCGATGGAGATTGTGGAAGCTGTTGACAAGCTTCAGGAGAGACTTAAGGTTGTTCCTGGTGATGATTTGATTAGTATTGAAGCCCAGAGGAATGCAACTCTCTTTCTCAACATCTTGCTTCGTAGCACATTGGCCAGTAAAAGGGTGTTGAAGGAATACAGGCTTACTCGGGAAGCATTTGAGTGGGTTATTGGTGAAATAGAGGCTCGCTTCTTACAGTCAATAGTAGCACCTGGAGAAATGATAGGTTGTGTTGCGGCACAGTCCATCGGTCAGCCGGCTACTCAGATGACTCTTAATACATTCCACTATGCTGGTGTTAGTGCCAAGAATGTTACTCTTGGTGTTCCAAGGTTGAGAGAGATCATTAATGTAGCTAAGAATATCAAAACGCCATCTCTCTCTGTGTACCTGAAGCCTGAAGTGAATAAATCGAGGGAAAAGGCAAAGAATATCCAATGTGCACTGGAATACACTAATCTGCGGAGTGTCACACAAGCTACAGAAGTATGGTATGATCCGGACCCCAAGAGCACTGTCATTGAAGAGGATGTTGACTTTGTTAAGTCCTACTATGAAATGCCTGATGAAGAGATTGATCCGGAGAAGATTTCACCATGGATGCTTCGCATAGAGTTGAATCGTGAGATGATGGTGGACAAGAAGCTGAGTTTGGCTGATATCGCGGAGAAGATCAATCTTGAGTTTGGTGACGATCTGACATGCATATTCAATGATGACAATGCTGAAAAGCTAATCCTTCGTATTCGTATCATGAATGATGAAGCTCCAAAAGAAGATTTGCATGACAAATCTGCTGAGGATGATGTTTTCCTGAAAAAGATAGAGAGTAATATGTTGACGGAAATGGCTCTTCGAGGTATACCAAATATCAATAAAGTTTTCATGAAGGAAGTTACAGAGAGCAAGTTTGATGATAAAGAAGGGTTCGAGGCAAAAAAGGAGTGGATGCTGGATACAGAAGGTGTCAATCTTTTAGCAGTTATGGGTCACGCAGATGTTGATGCAACAAGGACAAGAAGCAATCACTTGACCGAAACTATAGAAGTTCTTGGAATCGAGGCAGTTCGTCGATCCTTGCTAGACGAGTTGAGGGTTGTTATATCTTTCGATGGGGCCTACGTGAATTACAGACATCTGGCGATCTTGTGTGACACCATGACCTATCGTGGTTATTTGATGGCTATAACTCGTCATGGGATTAATCGGAACGATACTGGCCCCCTGATGAGGTGTTCATTTGAAGAAACTGTGGACATCCTTCTTGATGCTGCAGTACATGCTGAAACTGACTGCTTAAAGGGTGTTACTGAAAATATTATGCTGGGTCAACTTGCACCCATTGGAACTGGAGGCTTTGCTTTGTACCTTAATGATGAGATGTTAAAACAAGTTGTTGAGCTCCAGCTACCCAGTCATATGGAATCTGGAATGGACTTTGGGATGACTCCTTCCCTTTTGCCGTTTATTGGAACCCCTAATATCGACGGACTGAGGTCTCCAAGTTATTTACTAAGTCCAGAGAGGGATGCCCAGTTTTCTCCATATGTTGGTGGAATGGCCTTTTCTCCCATATCATCTCTCGGCTACAGCCCGTTACCTCCTCCATATAGTCCTACATCTCCTGTGTATATTCCTACATCTCCTGTGTATAGCGCCACTTCTAGATACGAAAGCGCCTCTTCCGCAATTTACAGTCCTGCTTCCCCAACTTACAAACCTAGTTCTCTTGGGTACAGTCCTGCATATTCTTCGGATAGTACATCTTATTCTCCCACCTCTCCCATCTATACCCCTACCTCTCTTAGTTATTATAGCCCAACTTCTCCTTGGTACAGTCCTTCATCTCCTAACTACAGTTCAACGTCACCAAACTATAGCCCAGCCTCACCATCATATAACCCAACCCCTCCAGGATACATTCCAACATCACTTGCATACAGCCCTACTTCGCCCGCCTATAACCCTAGCTCTCCTTATACCCTAACTTTTTCACCTTCGTACAGCCCAACCTCTCCTTCCTACATTCCAACTTCTCCATCATACAGTCCGACGTCACCTGCATATACCCCCACCTCTCCTGGTTATAGCCCAACTTCCCCGAGCTACAGTCCTACGTCTCCAAGTTGCAATCCCTCGGCAGCATATAGCCCTTCTCCTGAATACTCACCAACCAGTCCAAAGCTGTCTGTTTACAGCCCTTCATCTCCAAACTACAG CCCAACATCACCATCATATTCACTAACATCACCATCATATTCACCGACTTCCCCATCATATTCTCCCTCAAGCCCAACAAGTTCCAGCAG CCTTCATAGCTCGGAATCTGCGGATGCAAGTCCTGACTATAGTCCTAGTTCTCTGCAGTACAG TCCAATTGTGGGGTACTCACCAAGTGCACCCGGGTACTCGCCGGCATCTACCAGCCAATATACTCTAGATATGTGTGACCAggaaaagaagaacaacaagGAAGATGGGCGCACTGACATGTAA